A single region of the Silene latifolia isolate original U9 population chromosome 8, ASM4854445v1, whole genome shotgun sequence genome encodes:
- the LOC141594835 gene encoding uncharacterized protein LOC141594835 — protein MLQPAFVPTVPNAVYETRNCSLYHLLFQQRSTPSTNNPVHYISLPLNLQPMLQLVPLIAWEKICCRKKEGGLNIKSAEVWNKATVGKLVNWIHTKADRLWVIWIDHVYLKGTDWHTYQPHPDSNWNWRNICRVKDLLSSGFVGGHWQSDARGYSIQSGYYWLQGPHPLVQWYNSVWATWNVPKHSLVGWMVKHKGMQLRDKLFQLQICDSNICVNCEQATETHEHLFGSCVYSSQIIDGVEQWLGRRISGSILNCTKLQKLVTRITLMATWYYIWKYRNECRISLTLATPRRVIKEIQSIVKARILQKIQTVMPQRDKEWLLSLDIHV, from the exons ATGCTCCAACCTGCATTTGTTCCTACAGTCCCAAATGCTGTATATGAGACCAGAAATTGCAGCCTTTACCACCTGCTTTTTCAGCAAAGATCGACACCTTCAACTAATAATCCAGTCCATTACATCTCATTGCCACTGAACCTGCAGCCAATGCTGCAATT GGTACCTCTGATAGCTTGGGAGAAGATTTGTTGTAGGAAGAAGGAAGGTGGACTGAATATAAAAAGTGCAGAGGTGTGGAACAAGGCTACTGTTGGTAAATTAGTCAATTGGATACATACTAAAGCTGACAGGTTGTGGGTTatttggattgatcatgtctATCTAAAAGGAACTGATTGGCATACTTATCAACCTCATCCTGATTCCAACTGGAACTGGAGGAATATCTGTAGAGTTAAGGATCTTCTGAGCTCTGGTTTTGTGGGTGGTCACTGGCAGTCTGATGCTAGGGGCTACTCTATTCAGTCTGGTTACTACTGGTTGCAGGGTCCACACCCCCTAGTCCAGTGGTATAATAGTGTTTGGGCTACTTGGAATGTACCTAAGCACTCGTTAGTTGGATGGATGGTTAAACATAAGGGTATGCAGCTGAGGGATAAGCTGTTCCAGCTGCAGATATGTGACAGCAACATATGTGTGAATTGTGAGCAAGCTACTGAGACACATGAGCATCTGTTTGGCAGTTGTGTGTATAGCTCACAAATTATTGATGGAGTTGAACAATGGTTAGGCAGGAGGATATCTGGTTCAATTCTGAATTGTACAAAGTTGCAGAAACTTGTGACTAGGATAACTCTTATGGCTACTTGGTATTATATCTGGAAATACAGGAATGAATGCAGGATCTCCTTAACACTAGCTACCCCTAGAAGAGTGATTAAGGAGATACAATCTATAGTCAAGGCACGAATTCTTCAGAAAATTCAGACGGTTATGCCTCAAAGGGATAAGGAGTGGTTACTTAGTTTGGATATTCATGTTTAG